ATTGTGACACTGGCTTCAGAAATATGATGTTTCGAGAGTATGTGACGGATATGCGAGGTGGCTTTTCCTGTAGGAGAGACTATAGCAATACGAATTTTAGGATACTGCTTAATTAATGCGATGATGATCTGTACAGCGAGAAATGTCTTACCTGTTCCAGGTCCACCGCAGATCAAAGAAAAACACCTGTTCACAGCTTTGTGAAAAACCTTATTTTGCTCCTGAGATAAACTCGGTAGAGTTGGTGTCGTCAGGCTGTAGCGATTAGTAGCTTGTGACAACAAAGAAAGTTTTTTAAAAAGCTTCTCACGAACTGTATATAAAGATTTTAAGTAGATTTTATTATTTTCTATTACAAACAACGACGACAAAACATCGTGAGGAAGAGCCCGAAAATATTCGTAAAACAACGTTTCAGAAATCCCGGATATTGAGGGGAACAGACGTTCATTTTCTATACTAAGAAAGGGATAACCACAACGCCAAAGAGCAGAAGAAATCGCAAGAAAGGCGAAGGCTTTTTTTGATTCTGCAGAGATATGGTGCTTCGCAAAAGCTAGGTCTAAAGGTAGAACAATCTGCTGTTGAACTACATCATGAAGAAGGTGAGAAACATCCGGGCTTAACGAAAGCATAAACTCTATGCATTTTACCCCTTTTTATAACTAGTTTCGAGATCTTTGGGTAGATGTTTTTGGCATAATGCTAGTGCTTTCTGAACTTTAGCATCATACAAACGCTCATTCGAGGGTAAAGCATGTAGGCAATCCCAAGCTTCTAAATAATTCTTATTTTCAAAAAGGCACAAGCCTAACAAACGGTAGGTTAATGGTGAGGGGGCAATTTTGGTAAGCCATAAGCTATAAAAGTAACATTTATGATACTCACCTTGCATGTATAAGAATTCTGCATCGGCTAAAAAATTGGCTATCTCTTCTTCACCTATGGTTATAGGAGTTAACCCCTCATCTGTTATGAAATCCTCTAACTTCAATAAACGTGTAATCGCATGTCCCGACAACATTTGCTTATACGCTTGCTTTATAAATAAAAACACAAGGTTTTCACTTTCTATATCATAGTCAGTAAACTGTAAAATGAGATGGAGCAAATTCAAAGCCTTATCATCACAATTTCCCTGATGCCATAACTGCTTAGCTTCTTTTATTAAATAATGTACAAGCTGTTGTCTGTCTATGTCATAAGACTGTATCTCCTCCCAGAGATTGAGATACTTTCTTAGATTCGTGTAACTGAGATCATCATTCGCAATAATATCTTTAAGAACCTCGGGAGAGATGATCAACTTCTCACTCACCCATAAATCTGCATCTAAAATTTTTAATATCGAAAGCGTCTGTTGCGCTTGTGTTGTTTGTACCTTTTGTACGTGTGCCGATAGAAGGGTTCCCAAGGTATCTACAAGTCGTTTTTTCAGCGATTCGATCTCAAAAGAAACAATCGAGCTGCATATCTGAGTCACACGTTCAGAATCCGAAAAAAACTTGTCTACTAAAGGACGTATGACCAAATCGTATTTAGGATCAAAATAAAAACGTTCCCAATGCTTAATGATCTGCATTAAAGGAGATAGACGTTCTTGAGGAACAACAAAAAGATGCTCTACAAGCATCGAAAACAATTCCTCTTGAGGAATAAATTTTTCATATGATCTTTGATCGACAGCGTGAACTTTCTTCTTATAAAAAAGAATCATCTCATAGTAATCTGGATAAATCTTACAGAAGTTCGACTGTTGTAATTCTAAAAAGTAACTCCTACTGAGCATTAACACAGTATAATCGTAAACTTCAGAATTCCAATCACACTCTCTTTTTAGTAACTTTTCAATGATACGATTAAGAATGGTTCTTCCTGCAGAAAAATCGCCTAGTTCTATCAAGCAATGAGCTTCTATATTCCCTAAAAAGAAGTCTGAAACCAATTGCTGGATGTTTAAATCTAATAATGAAAATTCCGTATTCTTTTCTTGATTTCTCCATACTGATAACGCTTGCAAAGCTTGATCAAAATGCTTTTGCTTATAATTTAAAAGAAACTCAAACAAAGGAAGATAATGAGACTTAGGAAACTGCTGAGACAAAGTACCAACTAACACGTCCATTTGTTCTATATTCTCAGAGAAAAAAGCATTAAGAATACGCCCTCCTATCACCTCTTCTTTAAATAAGAATTGCGTTTTTTCTACTTCGTTATAAATCTTAGAAAAGACTGTCTCTGACTGGATCATGTTTTTCTGCTTCTGCAGAATAAATCCTTGGAAACAAAGAAGACACTGGCGTTGTTGGCTCGGGAGCAAACGTTGTAAAAAAGACTCTACTTGTTCTTTTTGACCATTTAC
Above is a genomic segment from Chlamydia abortus containing:
- a CDS encoding DUF1347 family protein, coding for MVRYILFCVFFLSCFAMGGGLYFLCSSHNPSVTSSESTQAAALWVNGQKEQVESFLQRLLPSQQRQCLLCFQGFILQKQKNMIQSETVFSKIYNEVEKTQFLFKEEVIGGRILNAFFSENIEQMDVLVGTLSQQFPKSHYLPLFEFLLNYKQKHFDQALQALSVWRNQEKNTEFSLLDLNIQQLVSDFFLGNIEAHCLIELGDFSAGRTILNRIIEKLLKRECDWNSEVYDYTVLMLSRSYFLELQQSNFCKIYPDYYEMILFYKKKVHAVDQRSYEKFIPQEELFSMLVEHLFVVPQERLSPLMQIIKHWERFYFDPKYDLVIRPLVDKFFSDSERVTQICSSIVSFEIESLKKRLVDTLGTLLSAHVQKVQTTQAQQTLSILKILDADLWVSEKLIISPEVLKDIIANDDLSYTNLRKYLNLWEEIQSYDIDRQQLVHYLIKEAKQLWHQGNCDDKALNLLHLILQFTDYDIESENLVFLFIKQAYKQMLSGHAITRLLKLEDFITDEGLTPITIGEEEIANFLADAEFLYMQGEYHKCYFYSLWLTKIAPSPLTYRLLGLCLFENKNYLEAWDCLHALPSNERLYDAKVQKALALCQKHLPKDLETSYKKG